Part of the Paenibacillus guangzhouensis genome is shown below.
CTCGTACCTTCCGTTAGTAGTAGGTTTGAGACACGGATGGCCACTTCATCACCTGGGTAGACCAGGATCGTAGGGCCGGGGATCGATCCATTATATCCAAGTCCGCGAAGACGAATGCCTGGCAAAATCTCCAGTTCAACTGGTTCTGCAATTAACTCAAAATGTTTGACGCCGTTCCGAATTTCAAAGGGCAGGTTCGGCACATGAGGTGTATAGACCATATGTATTCCTCCATCACATCGTTGCTCATGCGGTACAAATACTCCATTAACTATATGCATACTCTCCGTGTGCCAATCCTGACGGACAAGAATATTTCAATGTTGTGATACATTAAGTATCTTATTTGCAAGAATAAATCAAAAATCTAAGTAAAAAAGTCAAAATTTTGTCTAGAAAAAAACGGATTCGTCCACTATCATAAGAATATGAGATACAAAATGTATCCTCGAGCTTGGACAGATGCCTGAGCAAACGAAAGGAGGGAATCAATTCGCGTACTGTACACATGCGACATTGCTCGGTCTGGTTAACGCAGCAGGAGTATGATCATAACCATGACACCAATACACATCCTCTAATCTATCCACGGATCTCCGCAACCACTTGAACGACGATTGTGAAAGTCGGACGCATACTCACGAGCATTTACCTTCATTTACGCTAATGGTAATGGACTGCACCCATTGATCTCATCGCAACCCGAAGAACATTTTGAGATTGGAACCTGATTGATCTGCTAAAGGAGGCATAATGTATCTTGAGAAACATGAAATGTCTACTGTTAACCACGTTTACGGTGATGATTGCCTTGACCATGTTCCTGATGAGCCAAGAGACAACGCATGCTGCTGCTGTTGGAGACATTACGAAGTTCGAGAAAACCGATGATAAAACGTTCACGATCACGAGTGGAAGTGACAAAGTCAGAGCGATTTTCTATCGCGATGATATGGTCCGCATCTGGCTAGGCGTGAATGGGACATTCACCGATGCGCCGGGAAAAAACGGCGGTGCGCCGCTGGAACCGATCGTGATCAAGAATGACTTCGGACCAGTTCAAGTGACGTGGTCAGATGAAGGCGCTTACTATAAGATGAATAGCGGCAAGTTCGTCCTGCGCGCTTACAAGAGCCCGCTGAAGTTCGCGATGTATAAGGCAGACAATGCCACCCTCGTCTGGGAAGAGCAAGCCAGCTTGAACTATACGGGTACGTCGACAACGCAGAAGCTATCACGCGGCGTAGATGAATACTTCTATGGCGGCGGGATGCAGAATGGATATTTCTCCCACCGGGATAAGACGATCAAGATTGGCAATAATTTCGGCGGTTGGGGCGATGGCACGGTATCCAATCCATCCCCATTCTACTTAAGCACGAACGGATATGGCGTACTGCGCAATACGTTCCGGGAAGGCTCATACGATTTCGGAAGTCCGCTCAGTCTGACACATAATGAGAATCGATTCGATGCGTATTACTTCTATGGCGAGTCCATGAAGGATATTCTGAACGGGTATACGGATCTGACGGGCAAACCGACGCTCATTCCGAGATGGGGGATGGGGCTCGGGGATGCCGACTGCTACAACAAGGCGCCGGACACAACCCTAGATGTGTTGAAAGTCGCGCAAGCTTATCGCGATAAGGATATGCCAGGCGCTTGGATTCTTCCGAACGACGGTTATGGTTGCGGTTACGTCAACCTGACGGAGACCGTTCAGAAACTCCATGAATTAGGTTTTTACACAGGTCTCTGGACGCAGCAGGGTGTAGATCAGATTGCTACAGAGGTAGGCGTGCATGGCACACGGTTGAACAAATTAGATGTTGCTTGGGTCGGGTCGGGCCATGATTTTGCGTTAAACGGCTCGAAGCAAGCTTATCAAGGGACGGAGAACAACTCCAATGATCGCGGATACGTATGGTCGATTGCCGGTTGGGCTGGGACGCAGCGTTATTCAACCGTCTGGTCTGGGGATCAAGCGGGTGATTGGGAATTCATTCGGTTCCATATTCCTTCCATGATCGGTGCAGGATTATCCGGGATGGCTTATTCCACAGGAGATATCGATGGCATCTTCGGCGGCAGTGCGAAGACCCAGGTGCGCGATCTGCAGTGGAAAGTATTCACGCCGATTTTGATGAATATGTCGGGCTGGGCAGCGAAAGACAAGCAACCTTGGGTATGGGGTGAACCGTACACAAGCTACAACCGTGACTATTTGAAACTACGTCAGCGACTTACCCCTTATTTCTATACGTATTTGCACGAATCGTACGTATCGGGTGTGCCATTGATGCGCGGGATGGTCTTCGAATATCCGAACGACCCGAATACGAAAAACACGCTGACGCAATATCAATTTATGTCGGGTGAGAATTTCCTTGTCGCACCGGTATACACCGATACAACGATGCGTAATGGCATCTATTTGCCGAAGGGGAAATGGATTGATTATTGGAGCGGGGCAGAACATTATGGATCCAAAATGCTCGATGAATACGCCGCACCACTTAATAAATTGCCATTGCTAGTCAAAGCGGGGGCAATCATTCCGATGTATCCGGAGTCGCTCTATGACGGTCAAGTGCCGCCGAATCCGATTACGTATGATATTTATCCATATAAGACCTCCAGCTTCAAGATGTATGAGGATGACGGTGTGACGAGAGAACATCGTCAAGGCAAATATGCGGAGACACTGATCAAATCGATCGCACCGGACACTGGAACGGGCGACCTTGTCATTCAAGTCGGCGCGACAATTGGAGACTATAAGGGCAAGCTGGAAGCGCGCAAGAATCAATTTATGATTCACATGCACGACAAACCAGGCTCAGTAACATTGAACGGCGCTTCGATGAATGAATTATCTGGCAAGTCTGCTTGGGATGCGGCAGCCAGCGGTTGGTTCTTCGATGCAGCAGACAAACGCGGCATTCTATACGTGAAGACCGTTGAAATGCCGACGAATCAAGGCTTCGAGCTGCGTACGACAGGCTTCGTCGCAGATACAACGCCGCTCAAAGATGCTGTCGTAATTGAAATCCCGCAAGAGGATACGGATCCGAGCCGGATTCCGCAGGAAGATATCGTAGCAACGGCATCGAATGCGGATGCATCGACCCCAGCTTCCAATGTGCTCGATGCGAGTCGAGAATCCATCTGGAGTACATCGCTCACGGGATCGGCTGCATTGCCGCAATCGATTACGTTCAACCTTGGAACGAATCATTTCATTAATCGAATCAAAGTCCTTCCACGTCAATACGGCGGAAATGATGGCATCATTACGGAGTATAAGCTGTATAGCAGCTTAGATGGTACGAATTATGCGCTCGTGACAAGCGGGCAGTGGAATGCAGACAAAGAAGAGAAAACGATTACGTTCGATACCGTCGAAGTGCAGTACCTAAAGCTTGAAGCTGTCAAAGGCGTAAACGGATTCGCATCCATCGCCGAAGCGAATGTCTATCGCGATCCGACCAAACCAGCGCCTACACCGATCAAGAAATCAGAAATGAAAGCATCGACGACGAGCTTCGAACCAGGTAGTGAGGCCTCCAAAGCAATCGACGGGAAGTCGAGCACAGTGTGGCATACGAAGTGGAACGGTGCGGATAAACTCCCTCAATCCATTACCCTGGACCTTGGATCGATCCATGAAATCAGCCTGGTGCGATATGCGCCGCGGACGGATGCAGGCAATGGAACGTTCACGAATTACAACTTGTATCTAAGTACGGACGGAACGAACTACACCAAAATAAGCAGTGGGGATTGGGTGCGTAATAATCAGAAGAAATATATTAAATTCGCGCCAACTCTTGCAAGATATGTGAAATTAGAAGCTGTTCAAGCCGTTGGCGGCTTCGCATCAGCTTCGGAAATCGATGTCTATGATGCCCCGCAGGCGGAAATCGTCATTTCGAACATTTCCGAAGGCAAAGCAATCTCAGCGGATAACAGTGATCCGGCCTTCCCA
Proteins encoded:
- a CDS encoding discoidin domain-containing protein — encoded protein: MKCLLLTTFTVMIALTMFLMSQETTHAAAVGDITKFEKTDDKTFTITSGSDKVRAIFYRDDMVRIWLGVNGTFTDAPGKNGGAPLEPIVIKNDFGPVQVTWSDEGAYYKMNSGKFVLRAYKSPLKFAMYKADNATLVWEEQASLNYTGTSTTQKLSRGVDEYFYGGGMQNGYFSHRDKTIKIGNNFGGWGDGTVSNPSPFYLSTNGYGVLRNTFREGSYDFGSPLSLTHNENRFDAYYFYGESMKDILNGYTDLTGKPTLIPRWGMGLGDADCYNKAPDTTLDVLKVAQAYRDKDMPGAWILPNDGYGCGYVNLTETVQKLHELGFYTGLWTQQGVDQIATEVGVHGTRLNKLDVAWVGSGHDFALNGSKQAYQGTENNSNDRGYVWSIAGWAGTQRYSTVWSGDQAGDWEFIRFHIPSMIGAGLSGMAYSTGDIDGIFGGSAKTQVRDLQWKVFTPILMNMSGWAAKDKQPWVWGEPYTSYNRDYLKLRQRLTPYFYTYLHESYVSGVPLMRGMVFEYPNDPNTKNTLTQYQFMSGENFLVAPVYTDTTMRNGIYLPKGKWIDYWSGAEHYGSKMLDEYAAPLNKLPLLVKAGAIIPMYPESLYDGQVPPNPITYDIYPYKTSSFKMYEDDGVTREHRQGKYAETLIKSIAPDTGTGDLVIQVGATIGDYKGKLEARKNQFMIHMHDKPGSVTLNGASMNELSGKSAWDAAASGWFFDAADKRGILYVKTVEMPTNQGFELRTTGFVADTTPLKDAVVIEIPQEDTDPSRIPQEDIVATASNADASTPASNVLDASRESIWSTSLTGSAALPQSITFNLGTNHFINRIKVLPRQYGGNDGIITEYKLYSSLDGTNYALVTSGQWNADKEEKTITFDTVEVQYLKLEAVKGVNGFASIAEANVYRDPTKPAPTPIKKSEMKASTTSFEPGSEASKAIDGKSSTVWHTKWNGADKLPQSITLDLGSIHEISLVRYAPRTDAGNGTFTNYNLYLSTDGTNYTKISSGDWVRNNQKKYIKFAPTLARYVKLEAVQAVGGFASASEIDVYDAPQAEIVISNISEGKAISADNSDPAFPATNANDGKAETRWSASDNQLGHTLTIDFGKMYSIQGSETSFESSTKPYQYKIEVREDNTSAWIQVANRTANTEAGAEIKDNFASRGRYARITITGLPDADARASIAEFKLFGYSLGGVTKVTGVTLDKPTLSMDVLGAAATLTATIAPVDATIKTVTWSSSDPAVAMVDAQGVVTAKGQGKATITVTTTDGNFKASSEVTVKGQENLVKIPQSQMTASATSFEAGQNDPKYAIDGNSETHWHTKWYNVDPLPQSLIIELGGTYTISCVDYLPRPEASNGTILAYNLYVSEDGTNYTKVGSGKWLKNNLLKEINFAPVKAKFIKLETTEGVGDFASVAEINVYRSSDAQAELQSIALNATSYTVQVNETTTVQATAKYADGTSKDVTAQVVWTVEKPTIATVTDGNLRGVAVGDTTITASFGGKTAKAEVHVKPAAQASPVTSLTGDSTVLSGKEVKVRIGLSGVTTDVYAEELALTYDTSALEVVVVNPVKDGLNVLQKSDRNGKLHYIVASEGPGKAIKGDAQVLEITFRAKNTDQDRVTDISLDSAVLGDATGAEVSAKPSTFRLQILTEPQGVPGDLNHDGKVTIGDLALMAINYGKTSASPDWDKIKHMDLKKDGVIDILDLAEVASLILK